CTTGTGGAAGCCGAGCATGCCTCTGCCTGCTGGTTGTACCTTCATACCTGCGTAGGTATAGGACATGGCGCTGTTGGCTTCTATATTGAATGAACCGGTCGTCTCATCAAAAGCGGGGGTCTTGTTGCGAACTTGACTGACAACATAGCGTGGGGCGACGTAGTCGACGACCACTGCTCCCCAATTCTTACTCATGGCGTCCGACTCACGGACATACACTGAGGCATCGGTCATGGGCTTGTAGTCGATGTGCTTTTCGTTACCAAGACCATCCCGGATCTTGGTAATCAGATTGTAGGCTTTGGTGGAATTTGTTGCCGTAGCGGCTGTTCGTCCCAGAAATACGCCTGTGTTGAAATTGACGTAGTCATCCAGTCCGTCACCATTGATGTCGAGGAATGATCCAGCGGGGCCAAAGGGTTCGTAATAATTGGTGTATGCGATATCGATTGCTTTGCTGGGATCTTCCTCAAAAGTTCCATTGCTCCAAAGTAAAACTTTAAGTTTAGGTGTATTAACCCCCTTATAGACAAAGTCCAGATAACCATCCTGATTGTAGTCGATCAGGCTGTGCAACATCTGATTCGCAATGCTGGATGCAATAGCGGTATCCCCCATGTACGTGCCGCGATTGAAGCTGATACGGCCGCCATCGCACACGAGGTCAGGTAAGCCATCGCTATTTAAATCGGCTGGCCAGCACCGTGTATTAGCTCCATAGTTCAGGCGGGCAAGACCCCAGAATGTGAACCCACCTGCAGGATTTCCTTTGAAGATAAACTCAGCTGCAACCAGCGGCGACAGTTGACAAGAGTATTCGGGAGGGTCTTCGGTGACATAGTTACATTGACGATGGTATACGGGCATGTGAATGTCGGGTATTCCATCTCTCGTGAAGTCTGTGCCAAACTTCATTTCGTCAACATTTTGTTCCGCCAACTGGCCAATTTGGAAAGCAGAGCTAACTAAGCTGCCAGCGCTATTATAGGCACTACTGATCAGAGAATTTATCGTGCTCTCGGTAATGTACACTGACTCAGTAGAGAATCGGAACGGCCCGTTAAGCTGCTGAGGATCAGGCTCCAGATATCGAAGTTTAAAGTCATAGAGCAGATCAACCTCACCATCGGAGTTGAAGTCAGAAAATTGAGCCTTCTTTGAGCTGCTTGTATAGCCGAGATCGGCAATAAGAACGGCAGGAGTCACTTCATAACCCCTGACTCCTCCTCCAATATCCTTGTTCAAGAAAAGACTAAGCGTCTCAGTGCCGTTCGCTGAAGAAACCACGAGGAAATCAGCATAGTTGTCGTGGTTGTAATCGGTAACCGTCCATCCATAGATTTCATTGAAACTGCTGGATTC
This is a stretch of genomic DNA from Thermodesulfovibrionia bacterium. It encodes these proteins:
- a CDS encoding FG-GAP-like repeat-containing protein — encoded protein: KYDAHSFATNSANKIAYQYYNPKYMGDADYGNIRLLAIGYAASEPGSYAKVNFVYDNPGVRPDISKSFSYPGLPTLTDTRLKSISASYVSAGSPGGIIRTFNIAYRDEVSAIGRNNSSKVHSVTECAGAVCLRPTVFTWSDQATDFSFSTTSTNVVGFENYIEPPPSTTRPEITTSSSITANVDGDSNRDLIWIEGASGDFSFRVAMSTGSTLATTSYESSSFNEIYGWTVTDYNHDNYADFLVVSSANGTETLSLFLNKDIGGGVRGYEVTPAVLIADLGYTSSSKKAQFSDFNSDGEVDLLYDFKLRYLEPDPQQLNGPFRFSTESVYITESTINSLISSAYNSAGSLVSSAFQIGQLAEQNVDEMKFGTDFTRDGIPDIHMPVYHRQCNYVTEDPPEYSCQLSPLVAAEFIFKGNPAGGFTFWGLARLNYGANTRCWPADLNSDGLPDLVCDGGRISFNRGTYMGDTAIASSIANQMLHSLIDYNQDGYLDFVYKGVNTPKLKVLLWSNGTFEEDPSKAIDIAYTNYYEPFGPAGSFLDINGDGLDDYVNFNTGVFLGRTAATATNSTKAYNLITKIRDGLGNEKHIDYKPMTDASVYVRESDAMSKNWGAVVVDYVAPRYVVSQVRNKTPAFDETTGSFNIEANSAMSYTYAGMKVQPAGRGMLGFHKMSVLDEQTGMRTETTYLQQFPFTGLPAESKTYVANNATPLSETS